From the genome of Brienomyrus brachyistius isolate T26 chromosome 8, BBRACH_0.4, whole genome shotgun sequence, one region includes:
- the tmcc2 gene encoding transmembrane and coiled-coil domains protein 2 isoform X2 — translation MLDKGEVSSLAPPTVVSHGGSDSNVSSEPPEATDPQRARAAIEHLQQKILKITEQIRVEQEARDENVAEYLKLAHNADKQQASRIKQVFEKKNQKSAQTIAQLHKKLENNHRKLKEIEQNGPSRQPKDVLRDMQQGLKDVGANVRAGISGFGGGVVEGVKGGVSALSHTAVVSKPREFASLIRNRFGSADNIAQLKDTLEDSCSEETPRTLSGSVTLVSSPKYGSDDECTSTSGSAAGSNSGAGGMASLAADTGSPKSGKLDGHHHTHSSWDTLMEELRDIKASQGHLEDAIDDMKTQLQSDYSYMTQCLQEERYRYERLEEQLNDLTELHQNEMSNLKQELASVEEKVAYQSYERARDIQEAVESCLTRITKLELQQQQQVVQLEGVENANARALLGKLINVILALMAVLLVFVSTVANFITPLMKTRERVAATALLALTLILLWKHWDILTAWLPFG, via the exons ATG CTGGACAAGGGAGAGGTGAGCTCTTTGGCCCCCCCCACCGTGGTCAGCCATGGCGGTTCGGACAGCAATGTAAGCTCGGAGCCCCCAGAGGCCACCGATCCTCAGCGTGCACGAGCGGCCATCGAGCACCTGCAGCAGAAGATCCTGAAGATCACAGAGCAGATCCGCGTGGAGCAGGAGGCACGTGATGAAAACGTGGCCGAGTACCTGAAGCTGGCCCACAACGCGGACAAGCAGCAGGCCTCCCGCATCAAGCAGGTCTTTGAGAAGAAGAATCAGAAATCGGCACAAACCATTGCACAACTGCACAAGAAGCTTGAGAACAACCACAGGAAGCTGAAGGAGATCGAGCAG AATGGTCCCAGCCGTCAGCCCAAGGATGTCCTGCGGGACATGCAGCAGGGCCTGAAGGACGTGGGGGCCAACGTGAGAGCAGGCATCAGCGGATTCGGCGGCGGGGTGGTGGAAGGGGTCAAAGGGGGCGTGTCCGCCCTGTCCCACACAGCAGTGGTCTCCAAGCCGAGGGAATTTGCCAGCTTGATCCGCAACCGGTTCGGCAGCGCGGACAACATCGCACAGCTGAAAGACACGTTGGAGGACTCATGCTCTGAGGAGACCCCCCGGACCCTCAGCGGCAGCGTGACGCTGGTGTCCAGCCCCAAGTACGGCAGCGACGACGAGTGCACGAGCACCTCAGGGTCAGCTGCCGGAAGCAACTCCGGAGCAGGAGGCATGGCAAGCCTGGCCGCCGACACGGGCAGCCCCAAGTCCGGCAAACTGGATGgccaccaccacacacacagctccTGGGACACCCTCATGGAGGAGCTGCGGGACATCAAGGCCAGCCAAGGCCACCTGGAGGATGCCATTGACGACATGAAAACACAACTCCAGAGCGACTACTCCTACATGACCCAGTGCCTACAGGAGGAGAGATACAG GTACGAGAGACTGGAGGAACAGCTCAACGACTTGACAGAGTTGCACCAGAATGAAATGAGCAACCTGAAGCAGGAGCTGGCAAGCGTGGAAGAGAAGGTTGCCTACCAGTCCTACGAAAGGGCCAGAGACATTCAG GAGGCGGTGGAGTCGTGCCTGACGCGGATCACCAAGCTGGAGCTCCAGCAACAGCAGCAAGTGGTCCAGCTGGAGGGCGTCGAGAACGCCAACGCTCGAGCCCTCCTGGGCAAGCTCATCAACGTCATACTGGCCCTCATGGCCGTGCTGCTGGTCTTCGTGTCCACGGTGGCCAATTTCATCACGCCGCTGATGAAGACGCGCGAGCGAGTGGCCGCCACAGCGCTGCTGGCCCTAACACTCATCCTGCTGTGGAAGCACTGGGACATCCTGACAGCGTGGCTCCCGTTCGgctga
- the tmcc2 gene encoding transmembrane and coiled-coil domains protein 2 isoform X3, which translates to MQQGLKDVGANVRAGISGFGGGVVEGVKGGVSALSHTAVVSKPREFASLIRNRFGSADNIAQLKDTLEDSCSEETPRTLSGSVTLVSSPKYGSDDECTSTSGSAAGSNSGAGGMASLAADTGSPKSGKLDGHHHTHSSWDTLMEELRDIKASQGHLEDAIDDMKTQLQSDYSYMTQCLQEERYRYERLEEQLNDLTELHQNEMSNLKQELASVEEKVAYQSYERARDIQEAVESCLTRITKLELQQQQQVVQLEGVENANARALLGKLINVILALMAVLLVFVSTVANFITPLMKTRERVAATALLALTLILLWKHWDILTAWLPFG; encoded by the exons ATGCAGCAGGGCCTGAAGGACGTGGGGGCCAACGTGAGAGCAGGCATCAGCGGATTCGGCGGCGGGGTGGTGGAAGGGGTCAAAGGGGGCGTGTCCGCCCTGTCCCACACAGCAGTGGTCTCCAAGCCGAGGGAATTTGCCAGCTTGATCCGCAACCGGTTCGGCAGCGCGGACAACATCGCACAGCTGAAAGACACGTTGGAGGACTCATGCTCTGAGGAGACCCCCCGGACCCTCAGCGGCAGCGTGACGCTGGTGTCCAGCCCCAAGTACGGCAGCGACGACGAGTGCACGAGCACCTCAGGGTCAGCTGCCGGAAGCAACTCCGGAGCAGGAGGCATGGCAAGCCTGGCCGCCGACACGGGCAGCCCCAAGTCCGGCAAACTGGATGgccaccaccacacacacagctccTGGGACACCCTCATGGAGGAGCTGCGGGACATCAAGGCCAGCCAAGGCCACCTGGAGGATGCCATTGACGACATGAAAACACAACTCCAGAGCGACTACTCCTACATGACCCAGTGCCTACAGGAGGAGAGATACAG GTACGAGAGACTGGAGGAACAGCTCAACGACTTGACAGAGTTGCACCAGAATGAAATGAGCAACCTGAAGCAGGAGCTGGCAAGCGTGGAAGAGAAGGTTGCCTACCAGTCCTACGAAAGGGCCAGAGACATTCAG GAGGCGGTGGAGTCGTGCCTGACGCGGATCACCAAGCTGGAGCTCCAGCAACAGCAGCAAGTGGTCCAGCTGGAGGGCGTCGAGAACGCCAACGCTCGAGCCCTCCTGGGCAAGCTCATCAACGTCATACTGGCCCTCATGGCCGTGCTGCTGGTCTTCGTGTCCACGGTGGCCAATTTCATCACGCCGCTGATGAAGACGCGCGAGCGAGTGGCCGCCACAGCGCTGCTGGCCCTAACACTCATCCTGCTGTGGAAGCACTGGGACATCCTGACAGCGTGGCTCCCGTTCGgctga
- the tmcc2 gene encoding transmembrane and coiled-coil domains protein 2 isoform X1: MANKAQRDGQEDGSRQEGLLLIVGDAEGRMGPADRHLRPSLDKGEVSSLAPPTVVSHGGSDSNVSSEPPEATDPQRARAAIEHLQQKILKITEQIRVEQEARDENVAEYLKLAHNADKQQASRIKQVFEKKNQKSAQTIAQLHKKLENNHRKLKEIEQNGPSRQPKDVLRDMQQGLKDVGANVRAGISGFGGGVVEGVKGGVSALSHTAVVSKPREFASLIRNRFGSADNIAQLKDTLEDSCSEETPRTLSGSVTLVSSPKYGSDDECTSTSGSAAGSNSGAGGMASLAADTGSPKSGKLDGHHHTHSSWDTLMEELRDIKASQGHLEDAIDDMKTQLQSDYSYMTQCLQEERYRYERLEEQLNDLTELHQNEMSNLKQELASVEEKVAYQSYERARDIQEAVESCLTRITKLELQQQQQVVQLEGVENANARALLGKLINVILALMAVLLVFVSTVANFITPLMKTRERVAATALLALTLILLWKHWDILTAWLPFG, translated from the exons atggcaaaCAAAGCGCAGAGAGATGGACAGGAAGACGGATCCAGGCAGGAGGGGCTTCTTCTGATCGTGGGAGATGCTGAGGGGAGGATGGGACCAGCGGACAGACATCTGAGACCCTCG CTGGACAAGGGAGAGGTGAGCTCTTTGGCCCCCCCCACCGTGGTCAGCCATGGCGGTTCGGACAGCAATGTAAGCTCGGAGCCCCCAGAGGCCACCGATCCTCAGCGTGCACGAGCGGCCATCGAGCACCTGCAGCAGAAGATCCTGAAGATCACAGAGCAGATCCGCGTGGAGCAGGAGGCACGTGATGAAAACGTGGCCGAGTACCTGAAGCTGGCCCACAACGCGGACAAGCAGCAGGCCTCCCGCATCAAGCAGGTCTTTGAGAAGAAGAATCAGAAATCGGCACAAACCATTGCACAACTGCACAAGAAGCTTGAGAACAACCACAGGAAGCTGAAGGAGATCGAGCAG AATGGTCCCAGCCGTCAGCCCAAGGATGTCCTGCGGGACATGCAGCAGGGCCTGAAGGACGTGGGGGCCAACGTGAGAGCAGGCATCAGCGGATTCGGCGGCGGGGTGGTGGAAGGGGTCAAAGGGGGCGTGTCCGCCCTGTCCCACACAGCAGTGGTCTCCAAGCCGAGGGAATTTGCCAGCTTGATCCGCAACCGGTTCGGCAGCGCGGACAACATCGCACAGCTGAAAGACACGTTGGAGGACTCATGCTCTGAGGAGACCCCCCGGACCCTCAGCGGCAGCGTGACGCTGGTGTCCAGCCCCAAGTACGGCAGCGACGACGAGTGCACGAGCACCTCAGGGTCAGCTGCCGGAAGCAACTCCGGAGCAGGAGGCATGGCAAGCCTGGCCGCCGACACGGGCAGCCCCAAGTCCGGCAAACTGGATGgccaccaccacacacacagctccTGGGACACCCTCATGGAGGAGCTGCGGGACATCAAGGCCAGCCAAGGCCACCTGGAGGATGCCATTGACGACATGAAAACACAACTCCAGAGCGACTACTCCTACATGACCCAGTGCCTACAGGAGGAGAGATACAG GTACGAGAGACTGGAGGAACAGCTCAACGACTTGACAGAGTTGCACCAGAATGAAATGAGCAACCTGAAGCAGGAGCTGGCAAGCGTGGAAGAGAAGGTTGCCTACCAGTCCTACGAAAGGGCCAGAGACATTCAG GAGGCGGTGGAGTCGTGCCTGACGCGGATCACCAAGCTGGAGCTCCAGCAACAGCAGCAAGTGGTCCAGCTGGAGGGCGTCGAGAACGCCAACGCTCGAGCCCTCCTGGGCAAGCTCATCAACGTCATACTGGCCCTCATGGCCGTGCTGCTGGTCTTCGTGTCCACGGTGGCCAATTTCATCACGCCGCTGATGAAGACGCGCGAGCGAGTGGCCGCCACAGCGCTGCTGGCCCTAACACTCATCCTGCTGTGGAAGCACTGGGACATCCTGACAGCGTGGCTCCCGTTCGgctga
- the cdkn1a gene encoding cyclin-dependent kinase inhibitor 1 isoform X1 gives MCRIMPIHKPVLEALRTGPVRRNLFGEVDHEQMKKDHEDLLQDDLKDKTCRWGFDFVGDVPLENNNFQWEAVPEDQVPALYRPSVVRQGVAGKLGAVMENLEEETEDDFESASCTSEKCSVAAQNVERMSETKQKDTVKRKQTNITDYYPAKRRAVKTARKSGQ, from the exons ATG TGCAGGATCATGCCCATCCACAAGCCAGTCCTGGAAGCACTGCGCACCGGCCCAGTCCGCCGGAACCTTTTTGGCGAGGTCGATCATGAGCAGATGAAGAAAGATCACGAGGATCTCCTGCAGGACGACCTGAAGGACAAGACATGCCGCTGGGGGTTCGACTTTGTGGGAGATGTGCCACTGGAAAACAACAACTTCCAGTGGGAGGCGGTGCCCGAGGATCAGGTCCCAGCTCTCTACCGCCCCTCTGTGGTCCGTCAAGGCGTGGCAGGGAAGCTTGGCGCGGTCATGGAGAATCTGGAAGAGGAAACTGAGGATGACTTTGAGAGCGCCTCCTGTACTTCGGAAAAATGCAGCGTTGCAGCTCAGAATGTAGAGAGGATGTCGGAGACAAAGCAGAAGGATACGGTGAAGAGGAAGCAGACCAACATCACAG ATTATTACCCGGCCAAGAGAAGAGCAGTGAAAACGGCACGCAAGTCAGGCCAGTGA
- the cdkn1a gene encoding cyclin-dependent kinase inhibitor 1 isoform X2: MPIHKPVLEALRTGPVRRNLFGEVDHEQMKKDHEDLLQDDLKDKTCRWGFDFVGDVPLENNNFQWEAVPEDQVPALYRPSVVRQGVAGKLGAVMENLEEETEDDFESASCTSEKCSVAAQNVERMSETKQKDTVKRKQTNITDYYPAKRRAVKTARKSGQ; encoded by the exons ATGCCCATCCACAAGCCAGTCCTGGAAGCACTGCGCACCGGCCCAGTCCGCCGGAACCTTTTTGGCGAGGTCGATCATGAGCAGATGAAGAAAGATCACGAGGATCTCCTGCAGGACGACCTGAAGGACAAGACATGCCGCTGGGGGTTCGACTTTGTGGGAGATGTGCCACTGGAAAACAACAACTTCCAGTGGGAGGCGGTGCCCGAGGATCAGGTCCCAGCTCTCTACCGCCCCTCTGTGGTCCGTCAAGGCGTGGCAGGGAAGCTTGGCGCGGTCATGGAGAATCTGGAAGAGGAAACTGAGGATGACTTTGAGAGCGCCTCCTGTACTTCGGAAAAATGCAGCGTTGCAGCTCAGAATGTAGAGAGGATGTCGGAGACAAAGCAGAAGGATACGGTGAAGAGGAAGCAGACCAACATCACAG ATTATTACCCGGCCAAGAGAAGAGCAGTGAAAACGGCACGCAAGTCAGGCCAGTGA